In Cyprinus carpio isolate SPL01 chromosome A5, ASM1834038v1, whole genome shotgun sequence, the sequence GACTAGTGATAAAGGGTGGCAAACCGGGCAGGCAGTGGCAATTAAAAACTGGAACTACCAAATAAGGTATAAAGATAAAGGTATAAAATGAGTGCGCGGGCAGACAGAAGATTCAGATGCGGTGCCCGTTATCTCGGCTTTGTTGCTTTGAGTAATAAAGTCTATATTTTGACATCTGGAACTCTGTCTCCCAAGCCTTATTAATCTGACTGAAGAAATTCATCATCAGCCCCGAGACACGACAAACTGTGGAGGGGAAGATTGGTTTAAAAAGCTCAGATCAAGAAGCAGCTTTCATTACAAGAAGCCTGTAACAGTCCAACCTACACCAAGAAGTAAATCAAAACGCCCACACAGAAAAGAGCTGGTGTCAGAAAGAGAAACTGATGATTTAAATGCCCCTACAGGGAAGGAGAACGAGGCATTAATTGCTAAGGACAGCACTGCTGAATTTGAAAATTTTGAGACAAAAGAGGGAGAGGGCATAATTCAGACAAATACAGATGGAAAGTCAGAAAAATGTGGGACAAAAGATTATACTAATGAAGAAGGAAATGAAATGCTGTTTGAAATCATGAAAAGTAACAGTGGCAGCCAAGT encodes:
- the LOC122145174 gene encoding uncharacterized protein LOC122145174, whose product is HLELCLPSLINLTEEIHHQPRDTTNCGGEDWFKKLRSRSSFHYKKPVTVQPTPRSKSKRPHRKELVSERETDDLNAPTGKENEALIAKDSTAEFENFETKEGEGIIQTNTDGKSEKCGTKDYTNEEGNEMLFEIMKSNSGSQVNTEQNKSQEENLEREDVPVPNEQEEEDVSNVHEEANPLQKRKNEGATEGVQGSSADVEETAVERRTLRKSEQVKEAVM